From Polynucleobacter difficilis, a single genomic window includes:
- the coxB gene encoding cytochrome c oxidase subunit II, which yields MNLLGKAVRALLLTLASISTGTVFANQDMPGGPAVNQLNFPAAATKIMAEIHWLHWMMLVICTVIFIGVFGVMFYSIFKHRKSKGAKSASFHESTTVEVIWTVIPLLIVIGMALPATKTVVAMKDTTNADITIKTTGYQWKWGYDYIKGEGEGISFLSTLSTSRESINNLAPKSNTYLMEVDNEMVVPVNKKIRMITTANDVIHAWAVPAFGVKQDAIPGFVRDTWFKAEQIGTYRGQCSELCGAQHAFMPIVVRVVSDEDYTKWVEAKKKEMAALADDPSKVYTLAEQMDRGAKVYAANCAACHQPNGKGAGSFPALDGSKVVLGPKEANFQIMLNGKGAMPKWGGVISDGDIAAVITYTRNAWGNKTGDVYQTPDLMAARTK from the coding sequence ATGAATTTACTTGGAAAAGCCGTGAGAGCACTGCTCTTAACCCTTGCCTCAATTAGTACCGGAACGGTATTTGCGAATCAAGATATGCCAGGCGGACCCGCAGTAAATCAACTCAATTTCCCCGCTGCAGCAACCAAAATCATGGCCGAAATCCATTGGCTGCATTGGATGATGCTTGTTATTTGTACGGTGATTTTCATAGGTGTGTTCGGGGTGATGTTCTATTCCATTTTCAAACACCGCAAATCGAAGGGCGCTAAGTCAGCCTCCTTTCATGAAAGCACCACAGTAGAAGTAATCTGGACAGTCATACCTCTCTTGATCGTTATTGGTATGGCGTTGCCAGCGACCAAAACCGTGGTGGCTATGAAAGACACGACCAATGCAGACATCACTATTAAGACTACTGGCTATCAGTGGAAATGGGGATACGACTACATCAAGGGTGAGGGCGAAGGCATCAGCTTTTTATCCACCCTATCGACATCACGTGAGTCCATTAATAACCTAGCACCCAAATCAAACACGTATTTGATGGAAGTTGATAACGAAATGGTCGTGCCAGTCAATAAAAAGATTCGCATGATTACCACAGCCAACGACGTTATTCATGCGTGGGCGGTACCTGCATTTGGCGTTAAGCAAGATGCGATTCCTGGATTTGTGCGCGACACCTGGTTCAAGGCAGAGCAGATTGGCACCTATCGTGGCCAATGCTCAGAGCTCTGCGGCGCCCAACATGCCTTTATGCCAATCGTTGTACGCGTTGTATCCGATGAGGATTACACCAAATGGGTAGAGGCCAAGAAAAAAGAAATGGCCGCATTGGCAGATGATCCAAGCAAGGTCTATACCTTGGCTGAGCAAATGGATCGGGGCGCAAAAGTATATGCAGCCAACTGCGCAGCATGCCATCAACCAAACGGTAAGGGCGCTGGTTCATTCCCTGCTTTGGATGGCAGCAAGGTTGTCTTAGGACCTAAAGAGGCCAACTTCCAGATCATGCTGAACGGTAAAGGCGCTATGCCGAAATGGGGCGGCGTGATTTCAGACGGCGACATTGCAGCAGTGATTACCTATACACGGAATGCGTGGGGCAATAAAACAGGTGATGTTTATCAAACACCTGACCTCATGGCAG